Proteins encoded in a region of the Streptomyces sp. NBC_00258 genome:
- a CDS encoding SigE family RNA polymerase sigma factor, producing the protein MEQSRAEGFDGFVAARWPALLHLARLLVGGDRHRAEDLLQEALVKLWFAWPRVAEEAPEAYVRKVLARAAARSARRRWWGERPVEQLPERAEAGDVSAAVAERSRLEAALGQLPPRQRAAVVLRYYQDLPESQVAQVLGCPVGTARSHASRGVARLRRILADVIEPVG; encoded by the coding sequence ATGGAGCAGAGCCGAGCCGAGGGGTTCGACGGGTTCGTGGCAGCCCGTTGGCCGGCGTTGCTGCACCTCGCGCGCCTGCTCGTCGGCGGCGACCGGCACCGTGCCGAGGATCTGCTTCAGGAGGCCCTGGTCAAGCTCTGGTTCGCCTGGCCCAGGGTCGCCGAGGAGGCGCCGGAAGCGTACGTACGCAAGGTGCTGGCCCGTGCGGCGGCGCGCTCGGCGCGGCGCCGCTGGTGGGGTGAGCGCCCGGTCGAGCAGCTGCCCGAGCGGGCAGAGGCGGGTGATGTGTCCGCCGCGGTGGCGGAGCGCTCGCGGCTGGAAGCCGCGCTGGGCCAACTGCCGCCCCGGCAGCGGGCCGCGGTCGTACTGCGCTACTACCAGGACCTGCCCGAGAGCCAGGTGGCGCAGGTGCTGGGGTGCCCGGTGGGTACCGCCCGGTCCCATGCGTCGCGTGGCGTGGCGCGGCTGCGTCGGATCCTGGCCGATGTCATCGAGCCGGTGGGGTGA
- a CDS encoding RNA polymerase sigma factor — protein MGQAADDWNTFEAIYRSTYVPVLRFLRRRVAWDDAEDAAAEVFATAWRRRQDLKGEPRPWLYGIARHVAANTLRSSGRAARLSDRLRDCSAEGDIRAAEDEVLGRLGAVDALAQLSPDDRDALMLVSWDGLQASDAAKAMGRSRGAFAVQLHRARRRLERAMTEEGLNPDELSSLALEGRAG, from the coding sequence ATGGGGCAAGCAGCGGATGACTGGAACACCTTCGAGGCGATCTACCGGTCCACGTACGTGCCTGTGCTGCGTTTTCTACGACGTCGGGTGGCGTGGGATGACGCGGAGGACGCGGCGGCAGAAGTGTTCGCCACGGCATGGCGTAGGCGGCAGGACCTGAAAGGCGAGCCCCGTCCATGGCTGTACGGAATCGCCCGGCACGTCGCGGCGAACACACTGCGGTCTTCTGGTCGGGCCGCACGACTCAGTGATCGTCTCCGCGATTGCTCGGCGGAGGGAGATATCCGAGCGGCAGAGGACGAAGTCCTGGGCCGCTTGGGAGCGGTCGACGCCTTGGCCCAGCTGTCCCCGGACGATCGTGATGCGCTGATGCTCGTGTCCTGGGACGGGCTGCAGGCGAGCGACGCGGCGAAGGCCATGGGGCGCAGTCGGGGAGCCTTCGCCGTCCAGTTACATCGGGCGAGACGGCGCCTGGAACGAGCCATGACTGAAGAGGGCTTGAACCCGGATGAATTGTCGTCGTTGGCACTTGAGGGGAGAGCGGGATGA
- a CDS encoding UvrD-helicase domain-containing protein, with protein MNPTDEQTAAADAFHTGDHLALQAGAGTGKTTTLELLARTTKRRGRYLAYNRAIAQDARSRFPSTVTCKTAHALAYAATGHRYTQRLNAPRRPAWQTGQALGITKAIRIGERDLSQKTLSNAALRTVARFCHTADPAITRHHVPHLRGLEDCNLHAELAAHIVPFARKAWADLQHPDDGAVRFDHDHYLKIWALTNPKIDTDFLLLDEAQDTNPVVEQIFLNQRDHAQLVMVGDSAQAIYHWRGAKDIMTGFDGTQLALSQSFRFGPRLADEANRWLTIADAPIRLTGTETVPTELGPLTRPDAVLCRTNVGAMAQVMDLLDTGYRVALVGGGDSLRALALAAHDLKEGRRTTHPELILFPSWGELQDYATHDPAGRDLQPLVDLVDTHGTDAILAAVAQLAPENQAEVTVSTAHKAKGREWARVKIADDFTPPPDSDQQDDTGRALPGPIDGGEARLAYVAVTRTRRGLDLGGLSWIHRHPDGRGGPHAPTRDPGLLGAEPSEPAHEA; from the coding sequence ATGAACCCGACCGACGAACAGACCGCCGCGGCCGACGCCTTCCACACCGGCGACCACCTGGCCCTGCAGGCCGGAGCAGGCACCGGAAAGACCACCACCCTGGAACTGCTCGCCCGCACCACCAAGCGTCGCGGCCGCTACCTCGCCTACAACCGGGCCATCGCCCAGGACGCCCGCTCCCGCTTCCCCTCCACCGTCACCTGCAAGACCGCCCACGCCCTGGCCTACGCAGCCACCGGCCACCGCTACACCCAACGTCTGAACGCTCCCCGCCGCCCCGCCTGGCAGACCGGACAAGCCCTCGGCATCACCAAAGCCATCCGCATCGGCGAACGCGACCTGTCACAAAAGACTCTCTCCAACGCCGCCCTGCGCACCGTGGCCCGCTTCTGCCACACCGCCGACCCCGCGATCACCCGCCACCACGTCCCGCACCTGCGCGGCCTCGAAGACTGCAACCTGCACGCCGAACTCGCCGCACACATCGTCCCGTTCGCCCGCAAGGCATGGGCTGACCTGCAGCACCCCGATGACGGCGCAGTCCGCTTCGACCACGACCACTACCTGAAGATCTGGGCCCTCACGAATCCGAAAATCGACACCGACTTCCTGCTCCTGGACGAGGCCCAGGACACCAACCCCGTCGTCGAACAGATTTTCCTCAACCAGCGCGACCATGCCCAGCTGGTGATGGTCGGCGACTCCGCCCAGGCCATCTACCACTGGCGCGGCGCCAAAGACATCATGACCGGCTTCGACGGCACCCAGCTCGCCCTGTCCCAGTCCTTCCGCTTCGGCCCCAGGCTCGCCGACGAGGCCAACCGATGGCTGACCATCGCAGACGCCCCCATCCGCCTCACCGGGACCGAGACCGTGCCCACCGAACTCGGCCCCCTCACCCGGCCCGACGCCGTCCTGTGCCGCACCAATGTCGGCGCCATGGCTCAGGTCATGGACCTGCTGGATACCGGATACCGGGTGGCACTCGTCGGGGGAGGGGACAGCCTGCGCGCCCTGGCCCTGGCCGCCCACGACCTCAAGGAAGGCCGCCGCACCACCCACCCCGAACTGATCCTGTTCCCCTCCTGGGGCGAACTGCAGGACTACGCCACCCACGACCCGGCGGGACGCGACCTGCAGCCGCTGGTCGACCTCGTCGACACCCACGGCACCGACGCCATCCTGGCCGCCGTCGCCCAACTCGCTCCCGAAAACCAGGCAGAGGTGACCGTCTCGACCGCCCACAAAGCCAAAGGCCGAGAATGGGCCCGTGTGAAGATTGCTGACGACTTCACCCCGCCCCCGGACAGCGATCAGCAAGACGATACTGGCCGTGCTCTGCCAGGCCCCATCGACGGTGGTGAAGCCCGCCTCGCCTACGTGGCCGTCACGCGCACACGCAGAGGCCTCGACCTTGGCGGCCTGTCCTGGATTCACAGGCACCCCGACGGCAGAGGCGGACCCCACGCCCCTACGCGGGATCCCGGTCTTCTTGGAGCCGAACCGTCCGAACCAGCTCACGAGGCATAG
- a CDS encoding DUF6083 domain-containing protein, which produces MCPNTASTSRHRDSSPRTTYPRRPLRVAAASPSRLLRAGQSSRCRQCGHRIDLYQRTDQRPIALHPAELASADVPPPCRWHLSSGIAHPHGDGSPWCRIPHAVLCPSRTATTRTSPHIEAMRRQLAVRTRRLIDTGAITQTPPTSGETLADSRAVVQLLLGRYLAEGPIDGIRCVAQTRQRRRCPHPVLDPRTPAGIWTLLPVGPQHGQLALPDALMAVYDLSRLPYTEQLRWRTQRCPAHAATPGAADLTLAGWQVFDPLLHTAHIRTCLPHPPPSRRREA; this is translated from the coding sequence ATGTGCCCCAACACCGCCTCCACCAGCCGCCACCGGGACAGCAGCCCCCGCACCACGTACCCGCGCCGCCCGCTGCGCGTGGCCGCCGCCAGCCCCAGCCGCCTGCTGCGCGCCGGCCAGAGCAGTCGCTGCCGCCAGTGCGGCCACCGCATCGACCTCTACCAGCGAACCGACCAGCGGCCCATCGCCCTGCACCCCGCCGAACTGGCCAGCGCCGATGTCCCACCGCCGTGCCGCTGGCACCTGAGCAGCGGCATCGCCCACCCCCACGGCGACGGCAGCCCCTGGTGCCGCATCCCGCACGCCGTGCTCTGCCCCAGCCGCACCGCAACCACCCGGACGAGCCCTCACATCGAGGCCATGCGCCGCCAACTCGCCGTCCGCACCCGCCGCCTCATCGACACCGGCGCCATCACCCAGACCCCGCCCACCTCCGGCGAGACTCTCGCGGACAGCCGGGCTGTCGTACAGCTCCTGCTCGGCCGCTACCTCGCCGAGGGCCCCATCGACGGCATCCGCTGCGTCGCCCAGACACGCCAGCGCCGCCGCTGCCCCCACCCCGTCCTCGACCCCCGCACCCCGGCCGGCATCTGGACGCTCCTGCCCGTCGGCCCGCAGCACGGCCAACTCGCCCTGCCCGACGCCCTGATGGCCGTCTACGACCTCAGCCGCCTGCCCTACACAGAGCAGCTGCGCTGGCGCACCCAGCGCTGCCCCGCCCACGCCGCCACCCCCGGAGCCGCCGACCTCACCCTGGCCGGATGGCAGGTCTTCGACCCCCTCCTGCACACGGCACACATCCGCACCTGCCTCCCACACCCCCCGCCAAGCCGCCGCAGGGAGGCGTGA
- a CDS encoding helix-turn-helix transcriptional regulator, whose translation MTILPPDPDLTALRVTLARLRNGRGWSFDELARRSGLARRTLIDLEHGRTTGSVTTWHALAHAFDVPIEHLLGPLCDDHAPPGSTAS comes from the coding sequence GTGACGATCTTGCCGCCCGACCCCGACCTCACCGCGCTGCGCGTGACGCTCGCACGGTTGAGGAATGGGCGCGGATGGAGCTTCGATGAACTCGCCCGTCGTAGCGGCCTGGCCCGGCGCACCCTCATCGATCTCGAGCACGGTCGCACCACTGGCAGCGTCACCACCTGGCACGCCCTCGCCCACGCCTTCGACGTCCCCATCGAACACCTGCTGGGCCCGCTCTGCGACGACCACGCCCCGCCTGGATCCACGGCCTCCTGA
- a CDS encoding NAD(P)/FAD-dependent oxidoreductase, which produces MPETTLRTIAVVGTGVAGATAALTLRKEGFDGRILLIGEEHHPRTGAPPLSKDIVKRAMTPERLRLKPPTAWQELGIELRTGTKVTGIADGTLECSDGGRLPYDRLLLATGGRARTLPYAAGHDHVHTLRGLSDVPALRADLESGGPLLVIGAGLVGLEVAASARSAGLDVTVLEADAEPLRRVLPTHLRHAVLELHRAHGTRVHTDVTLIRLTRRDGMLVATARDGRNWHAHTVLIAVGMRPDIELAAQAGLDVGDGILVDALGATSDPRIFAAGDVALYPDPALGRRARVEQWNHAQQQAAAAARNMLGAGTPFSAVPWSWTDQYGVMLQIAGHFTDADSLTVQGDIAGFDFAALAIAHGLPVGAVAAGRPHDFRALRTALDHVDGSPSQAALRTPAVTHALLTGEQAAGHALRPGQGEPDVPDTGGSHTAAG; this is translated from the coding sequence GTGCCTGAGACCACACTCCGCACCATCGCCGTGGTCGGCACCGGAGTCGCCGGCGCGACCGCCGCGCTGACCCTGCGCAAGGAGGGCTTCGACGGCCGCATCCTCCTGATCGGTGAGGAACACCACCCCCGTACCGGCGCCCCCCCGCTGTCCAAGGACATCGTCAAGCGGGCCATGACGCCCGAGCGGCTCCGCCTGAAGCCGCCGACGGCCTGGCAGGAACTGGGCATCGAACTACGCACCGGCACGAAGGTCACGGGCATCGCCGACGGCACCCTGGAATGCTCCGACGGAGGCCGACTGCCGTACGACAGACTGCTGCTGGCGACCGGAGGACGCGCCCGCACCCTGCCGTACGCCGCCGGGCATGACCATGTGCACACCCTGCGCGGACTCAGCGACGTGCCCGCTCTCCGCGCCGACCTGGAGTCCGGCGGCCCATTGCTGGTCATCGGCGCCGGACTCGTCGGTCTGGAAGTCGCCGCGAGTGCCCGGTCGGCAGGACTCGACGTCACCGTCCTGGAAGCCGACGCGGAGCCCTTGCGCCGGGTGCTGCCCACCCACCTGCGCCACGCCGTCCTGGAACTGCACCGGGCCCACGGGACGCGCGTGCATACGGATGTCACGCTCATACGACTCACCCGGCGGGACGGCATGCTCGTGGCAACCGCTCGGGACGGAAGAAACTGGCACGCACACACGGTGCTGATCGCCGTCGGCATGCGGCCCGACATCGAACTGGCCGCCCAAGCGGGCCTGGACGTGGGTGACGGCATACTCGTCGACGCCCTGGGCGCGACCAGCGATCCGCGCATCTTCGCGGCAGGGGACGTGGCTCTGTATCCCGACCCGGCCCTTGGACGACGGGCGCGCGTGGAACAGTGGAACCACGCCCAGCAGCAGGCCGCCGCAGCCGCTAGGAACATGCTCGGCGCCGGGACACCCTTCAGCGCCGTGCCCTGGTCATGGACCGACCAGTACGGCGTCATGCTGCAGATCGCCGGCCATTTCACCGACGCCGACTCCCTGACGGTGCAGGGCGACATCGCCGGGTTCGACTTCGCCGCCCTGGCGATCGCGCACGGACTCCCCGTGGGAGCTGTGGCGGCCGGAAGACCCCACGACTTCCGCGCCCTGCGGACGGCCCTCGACCACGTGGACGGCAGCCCGTCCCAAGCCGCCCTACGGACACCGGCGGTCACGCACGCACTTCTCACAGGCGAACAAGCGGCGGGCCACGCTCTTCGGCCTGGGCAAGGAGAGCCAGACGTCCCGGACACCGGCGGATCACACACTGCCGCAGGCTGA
- a CDS encoding rubredoxin codes for MKVWECLVCGFVYDEAQGWPEEGIAPGTRWEDIPDNWSCPDCGAAKADFQMAEASRA; via the coding sequence GTGAAGGTCTGGGAATGCCTGGTATGCGGTTTCGTCTACGACGAGGCGCAGGGCTGGCCCGAGGAAGGCATCGCCCCCGGCACCCGCTGGGAGGACATCCCGGACAACTGGTCCTGCCCCGACTGCGGTGCCGCCAAGGCCGACTTCCAGATGGCCGAGGCATCCCGTGCCTGA
- a CDS encoding rubredoxin, whose translation MRRYLCPVCGYVYDGRAGAPREGFPAGTAWADVPDNWPCPDCGVREKIDFEELA comes from the coding sequence ATGAGGCGCTACCTGTGCCCTGTCTGCGGCTACGTGTACGACGGGCGCGCCGGTGCGCCGCGAGAGGGGTTCCCCGCCGGTACGGCCTGGGCGGACGTGCCCGACAACTGGCCCTGCCCCGACTGCGGGGTCCGTGAGAAGATCGACTTCGAGGAGTTGGCGTGA
- a CDS encoding fatty acid desaturase has protein sequence MAGTSYPLGAPVSHVTWRDGKRYLWLLGLVLPAFPFAAWGLAAATGNGYFWWLLPPVVFGVIPLVDLLVGKDSDNPPDSVLTWLESDRYYRWCTYLFLPLQYAGLVLACWLWSSGGLSATDKAGLTVTVGIVAGFGINTAHELGHKKDTLERLLARIALAQTCYGHFYIEHNRGHHVRVATPEDPASSRLGQSFWQFLPRSVFGSARSGWHLEKQRLGRLGKNPWNPHNDVLSAWAMSAILFAALTAVFGPDVLPYLAVQAVIGFCLLEVVNYLEHYGLLRQKTPSGRYERCTPQHSWNSDDIASNIFLYHLQRHSDHHANPTRRYQALRHFEESPQLPTGYAGMIVLAVLPPLWKRVMDPRLLAHYDGDVTRANIHPRTRGKVLTRHGSC, from the coding sequence ATGGCAGGAACCTCGTATCCGCTCGGAGCGCCGGTGTCGCACGTGACGTGGCGAGACGGCAAGCGCTACCTGTGGTTGCTCGGACTGGTGCTGCCCGCCTTCCCGTTCGCTGCGTGGGGGCTGGCAGCGGCCACAGGGAACGGCTACTTCTGGTGGCTTCTGCCGCCGGTCGTCTTCGGCGTGATCCCACTGGTGGACCTCCTGGTCGGCAAGGACTCCGATAATCCGCCCGACAGTGTCCTCACCTGGCTGGAATCGGACCGGTACTACCGCTGGTGCACCTACCTGTTCCTGCCCCTCCAGTACGCCGGGCTGGTGCTGGCCTGCTGGCTGTGGTCCAGCGGCGGCCTGTCGGCCACGGACAAGGCGGGGCTGACCGTCACTGTCGGCATCGTCGCCGGGTTCGGCATCAACACCGCGCACGAACTGGGCCACAAGAAGGACACGCTGGAACGCCTGCTGGCACGGATAGCCCTCGCCCAGACCTGCTACGGGCACTTCTACATCGAGCACAACCGCGGCCACCATGTGCGGGTCGCCACCCCCGAGGACCCCGCGAGCTCCCGCCTGGGCCAGTCCTTCTGGCAATTCCTGCCCCGCTCGGTATTCGGCAGCGCCCGCTCGGGCTGGCACCTGGAAAAGCAGCGGCTCGGCCGGCTGGGCAAAAACCCGTGGAACCCGCACAACGACGTACTCAGCGCATGGGCAATGTCAGCGATCCTCTTCGCCGCGCTCACCGCCGTGTTCGGGCCGGACGTGCTGCCCTACCTGGCGGTCCAGGCGGTCATCGGCTTCTGCCTGTTGGAGGTCGTCAACTACCTCGAGCACTACGGGCTGCTGCGGCAGAAGACCCCCTCGGGCCGCTACGAGCGCTGCACCCCGCAACACAGCTGGAACAGCGACGACATCGCCTCCAACATCTTCCTCTACCACCTGCAGCGGCACAGCGACCACCACGCCAACCCCACCCGCCGCTACCAGGCCCTGCGCCATTTCGAGGAGTCCCCACAACTGCCCACCGGCTACGCGGGAATGATCGTGCTCGCCGTCCTGCCGCCACTGTGGAAGCGCGTGATGGACCCCCGGCTCCTCGCCCACTACGACGGCGACGTCACCCGGGCCAACATCCACCCCCGCACCAGGGGCAAGGTCCTCACCCGCCACGGGAGCTGCTGA
- a CDS encoding TetR/AcrR family transcriptional regulator: MTRYRESVRSMLKERILDAAYERVAAEGWDRLKMTHIATTAGVSRQTVYTEYGSKATIGQALVMREVERFLTGIQNQLLAHPGDMRAAITAAIGYTLHTAADNPLIKAILTSSRGGEEDLLTHLTTRSEPLLDTAISMLTAYAAEVWPAIDAHSRDLAVEAVVRLTVSHLVQPVLPPDLSAERIAEITMRVAQA; this comes from the coding sequence ATGACGCGCTATCGAGAGTCGGTCCGTTCCATGCTCAAGGAACGGATCCTGGACGCCGCCTACGAGCGGGTCGCAGCCGAGGGCTGGGACCGGCTGAAGATGACCCACATCGCCACCACCGCCGGAGTGAGCCGGCAGACCGTCTACACCGAGTACGGCTCCAAGGCGACCATCGGCCAGGCACTGGTGATGCGCGAGGTCGAACGCTTTCTCACCGGCATACAGAACCAACTCCTCGCGCACCCCGGCGACATGAGGGCCGCCATCACCGCCGCCATCGGGTACACCCTGCACACGGCGGCCGACAATCCGCTGATCAAAGCCATCCTGACCAGCAGCCGGGGCGGTGAAGAGGACCTGCTCACCCACTTGACGACCCGCTCCGAGCCCCTCCTGGACACCGCCATCAGCATGCTCACCGCCTACGCGGCGGAAGTCTGGCCCGCAATCGACGCCCACTCGCGAGACCTGGCCGTCGAAGCGGTGGTGCGCCTGACGGTCAGCCACCTCGTCCAGCCCGTCCTGCCCCCCGACCTCTCCGCGGAGCGCATCGCCGAGATCACCATGCGGGTCGCACAAGCCTGA
- a CDS encoding RNA polymerase sigma factor, translating to MADATNFGSRRAGGSRAVVSGAAGNEPCLGGSFDLWALSAPRFGRARGEVISSLGRFTQLSVATREDIADEAIERAWRGGRLDPRGNPVAYVKKIASRLALKVAHEAATVDLVESYHTLEVERRLPLSDQGAVVVRDPQVWGPSDDEELIGAAHAAIAALPPSQMREVALLRSQDVPAVEIANRLSISRNQVDQQWARGRQRIREIPEIKDRLRKAHVDRKQARNGD from the coding sequence GTGGCCGACGCCACCAATTTCGGCAGCCGGCGAGCGGGAGGATCACGGGCCGTGGTGAGCGGCGCCGCAGGCAACGAGCCGTGTCTTGGAGGCTCGTTTGATCTCTGGGCCCTGAGCGCTCCGCGCTTTGGCCGGGCCCGGGGAGAAGTCATCAGCAGCCTGGGCAGGTTCACACAGTTGAGCGTGGCCACACGGGAGGACATCGCGGATGAAGCCATCGAGCGTGCGTGGCGCGGCGGCCGGCTCGATCCCCGGGGCAATCCCGTCGCCTACGTCAAGAAGATCGCCTCGCGGCTGGCCCTCAAAGTGGCTCACGAAGCCGCCACCGTGGACTTGGTGGAGAGCTATCACACGCTGGAAGTGGAGCGGCGGCTGCCGCTGTCTGATCAGGGTGCTGTGGTGGTGAGGGATCCGCAGGTGTGGGGCCCTTCGGACGATGAGGAACTGATCGGCGCTGCGCACGCGGCCATTGCTGCGCTGCCTCCTTCACAGATGCGGGAGGTGGCGCTCCTGCGCAGCCAGGATGTTCCTGCCGTCGAGATTGCCAATCGGCTGAGTATCTCCCGCAACCAAGTGGATCAGCAGTGGGCCCGGGGACGCCAGAGGATCCGAGAGATTCCAGAGATCAAAGATCGTCTGCGAAAGGCGCATGTGGACCGGAAGCAGGCCAGGAACGGTGATTGA
- a CDS encoding DUF6551 family protein: MIDVHPHKKIEMVAPENVTTDPRVNTRPVDRSWVARKIREGYDVKRIGVPTVSARGDGTFVWLDGQNRGALCVAAGSGATKISMMVFRSLTLAEEAELFLGLNDNRRVAPIYKFLAEVTAGRKEALEITRIAGQFGWTVSDAGGPSNIAAVAALNSIFRSTKPGGATLRATLKIVTQAWGHTPDSVNAHLLLGLASVLNEAPHLIPASMIKKLAHHDGGPAGILRKGRGFRSATGCTVTQGVDQVIRAIYNSGRRSGRLATWGPPAPRSAGQEQMAARV; the protein is encoded by the coding sequence ATGATTGACGTACATCCGCACAAGAAAATCGAGATGGTTGCCCCCGAGAACGTGACCACCGATCCACGGGTCAATACCAGGCCGGTGGACCGCAGCTGGGTGGCGCGCAAAATCCGGGAAGGATACGACGTCAAGAGGATCGGCGTGCCCACCGTGTCCGCCCGAGGCGATGGCACGTTCGTGTGGCTCGACGGGCAAAATCGCGGTGCCCTGTGTGTAGCGGCAGGCAGCGGAGCCACGAAGATCAGCATGATGGTCTTCCGGAGCCTGACCCTTGCGGAAGAAGCCGAACTCTTCCTCGGACTCAACGACAACCGCCGCGTAGCACCCATTTACAAGTTCCTGGCCGAAGTGACAGCCGGACGGAAGGAAGCGCTCGAGATCACCCGCATCGCAGGCCAGTTCGGATGGACGGTCTCGGACGCCGGCGGACCCAGCAACATCGCTGCGGTCGCGGCCCTCAACTCGATCTTCCGCTCCACGAAACCGGGTGGAGCGACCCTGCGCGCCACTCTCAAGATCGTAACCCAGGCATGGGGACACACCCCCGACTCCGTCAACGCCCATCTGCTCCTCGGGCTTGCCTCCGTGCTGAACGAAGCCCCACATCTCATCCCGGCTTCCATGATCAAGAAGCTGGCTCATCACGACGGCGGCCCGGCGGGCATTCTCAGGAAGGGACGTGGCTTTCGGTCGGCCACCGGATGCACCGTCACCCAGGGCGTCGACCAAGTCATCCGCGCCATCTACAACAGCGGTCGACGCTCCGGACGTCTGGCCACGTGGGGACCACCCGCCCCCCGCTCTGCCGGGCAGGAACAGATGGCCGCACGGGTGTGA
- a CDS encoding ParB N-terminal domain-containing protein, with protein MVALKYKTIPVGDIRADRPLRNVLGSVDKLRSSIKRNGMRVPLLVNPADLSLISGYRRYAACRGLRNIAVRAALPADVAEACFEMGEHVRRPDSTYALPMTPRERVGLAMRLGELPKPVQPGKFRYEDCIAPTVDISAAILQRIRTVVRAAQEDAPDPDAAMVGARKVLGLMLQAVERPVDGWTTGQTIRLLHALLRAGEHPESLEDVCSSSRVRGQRAEGHPLPSAQQPAGVSPERGVPRQHPFPRAEIRRGIDTISGACAGLESLPITGIPVEEAGYLEREIKKNQRILRRILKCVQES; from the coding sequence ATGGTCGCATTGAAATACAAAACCATTCCGGTGGGCGATATTCGGGCCGACAGGCCTCTGCGGAATGTATTGGGATCTGTCGATAAGCTGAGGAGTTCCATCAAGCGGAATGGTATGCGTGTCCCACTGCTGGTCAACCCCGCGGATCTCAGTCTGATTAGCGGATACCGGCGTTATGCGGCGTGCCGGGGGTTGCGGAACATTGCTGTACGGGCGGCCCTTCCTGCTGATGTCGCCGAAGCCTGCTTCGAGATGGGGGAGCACGTCCGTCGGCCCGACAGTACGTACGCGCTGCCCATGACGCCTCGGGAGAGGGTCGGCCTGGCGATGAGGCTTGGTGAACTGCCCAAGCCTGTGCAGCCGGGTAAGTTCCGCTACGAGGACTGCATTGCCCCAACTGTCGACATCTCGGCAGCCATTCTCCAGCGCATCCGTACCGTGGTGCGCGCGGCCCAGGAGGATGCGCCCGATCCCGATGCCGCGATGGTAGGCGCCAGGAAGGTTCTCGGCCTCATGCTGCAGGCGGTCGAACGTCCCGTCGACGGCTGGACCACGGGTCAGACCATCCGCCTCCTGCATGCACTCCTCCGGGCCGGTGAGCATCCGGAATCCCTCGAGGACGTGTGCTCCTCCTCCCGTGTGCGGGGACAGCGGGCGGAAGGGCATCCTCTCCCGTCGGCCCAGCAGCCCGCAGGGGTGTCACCCGAACGCGGCGTCCCACGCCAGCACCCGTTCCCGCGAGCCGAAATCAGGCGCGGCATCGACACGATTTCCGGAGCGTGTGCCGGCCTTGAAAGTCTCCCCATCACCGGGATTCCCGTGGAAGAGGCGGGATACCTGGAGCGGGAAATTAAAAAGAACCAGAGAATCCTACGTCGTATCTTGAAGTGCGTGCAGGAGAGCTGA